From a single Micromonas commoda chromosome 5, complete sequence genomic region:
- a CDS encoding predicted protein, which translates to MPGTSSTASAWTARCACGSPLRRARVQSRGSRSSKARFTAAPATLVTPRAYSSDDEGVEYHDYWKSDKEHRSSWTTRESTQAAKGVDYLVELGRQSENMNTAVGARYGVVDDVFAGKNNSKFNLGADSDIASGKLRYTMERSFNNLVGEFHVPKQFVDRVALHIAKNLLMDSTNPGVGENALGLTRVPLILGIWGSKGCGKTFNLELACKALGVHPVVMSAGELEDEWAGEPGRLIRRRYRHAAEIMKVRGKATCLIINDIDAGVGWFKQTQATVNTQMVMGTLMNICDHPNFVSNEEDDEIHAYRDDEYIRRVPIIITGNDLSTLYAPLLRDGRMDKFYWSPTREDICDMVHAMYKDDDVPRATVERLVQAYSHQPLDFFGAIRSRMYDEAIARW; encoded by the coding sequence ATGCCCGGCacgtcgagcaccgcgtccgcgtggacggcgcgatgTGCATGTGGCTCACCTCtacgccgcgcacgcgttcaATCGCGCGGGAGTCGCTCTTCGAAGGCTCGTTTCACGGCGGCTCCGGCTACGTTGGTCACTCCTCGCGCGTACTCGTCCGATGACGAGGGGGTGGAGTACCACGACTACTGGAAGTCGGACAAGGAGCATCGCAGCTCCTGGACGACCCGAGAGTCCACACAGGCTGCCAAAGGCGTGGACTATCTCGTGGAGCTGGGCAGGCAGAGCGAGAACATGAACACGGCGGTCGGTGCCAGGTACGGGGTCGTTGACGACGTGTTCGCCGGGAAAAACAACTCCAAGTTTAATCTCGGCGCGGACTCGGACATCGCGAGCGGCAAGCTGCGATATACCATGGAGCGGTCGTTCAACAACCTGGTCGGGGAGTTTCACGTGCCCAAGCAGTTCGTGGACAGGGTAGCTCTGCACATCGCCAAGAACCTGCTCATGGACTCGACCAATCCGGGGGTCGGGGAGAACGCGCTCGGCCTGACCAGGGTGCCGCTAATCCTCGGCATCTGGGGCTCGAAGGGGTGCGGCAAGACTTTcaacctcgagctcgcgtgCAAGGCGCTTGGCGTGCATCCGGTGGTGATGTCTGCGGGCGAACTCGAGGACGAATGGGCGGGCGAACCCGGGCGGTTGATCCGACGCAGGTACAGGCACGCTGCTGAGATCATGAAGGTTCGCGGCAAGGCAACCTGCCTGATCATCaacgacatcgacgcgggcgtgggATGGTTCAAACAGACGCAGGCCACAGTGAATACGCAGATGGTGATGGGAACTCTTATGAACATCTGTGACCATCCGAACTTCGTGTCCAatgaggaggacgacgagatcCACGCGTACAGGGACGACGAGTACATCCGCCGCGTGCCCATCATCATAACCGGAAACGATCTCTCCACACTTTACGCACCGCTTCTCCGTGACGGGCGCATGGACAAATTCTATTGGTCGCCGACCCGAGAAGATATATGCGACATGGTACACGCGATGTataaggacgacgacgtgcccCGAGCCACCGTGGAGCGACTGGTGCAAGCTTACTCCCACCAACCGCTGGATTTCTTCGGCGCCATTCGAAGTCGGATGTACGACGAAGCCATTGCTCGTTGG